In Microbulbifer sp. GL-2, the following are encoded in one genomic region:
- a CDS encoding thioredoxin family protein — protein sequence MKVLHLFLRTLLVTSLLFIVPHVSAGEPFSKERFMELQAAKRPVLIDVRADWCPTCKKQGKILAQFQKDNPQCGLTILNVNFDQQKKWVKHFRAPRQSTLLLYRGEEQVWFSVAETRADVIHQNIFDSVKACSKNA from the coding sequence ATGAAAGTTCTTCACTTATTCCTACGCACCTTGCTTGTAACTTCCCTCCTTTTCATCGTCCCCCATGTTTCCGCCGGAGAGCCTTTCTCAAAAGAGCGTTTTATGGAGCTGCAGGCTGCCAAGCGACCTGTATTGATTGATGTGCGGGCTGATTGGTGCCCCACATGTAAAAAGCAGGGGAAGATTCTGGCGCAGTTCCAGAAGGACAATCCTCAGTGTGGCCTGACAATCCTGAATGTGAATTTCGACCAACAGAAAAAGTGGGTAAAGCATTTCCGCGCGCCCAGACAGTCGACTCTGCTGCTCTACCGTGGAGAAGAGCAGGTTTGGTTTAGTGTTGCCGAAACACGTGCCGATGTAATCCACCAGAATATCTTCGATTCAGTGAAGGCTTGTAGCAAAAATGCTTGA